The genomic segment GTTCTCGGCGACACGCTGCGCGATTTCCGCTCAGCACCGATTCGATGAACGATCTTCCGCAATCCTTTCGTCATGAACAGGCCGATCTGGCAGCGGCTGGTATCGACACCTGGCCGGATCTCCGTGATCTCAGTGACCTTGAACTGAGCCGCCTGGTCCGCACCGGTCGCTCCTCAGCCCGCAACCTGCATCGCCTTCGCGGCATGGCTGTTCTGGTCTGCGACCTGGAGCTGGCCCCACAGGACGCTGCTCTGCTGATGCATGCCGGCATCGCCAGTGCCTCGGCTCTGGCCAAATGCACCCCGGAACGACTGGTGCGTCAGACCGGACGCCTGGAACGCAGCCTTGGCAGCGGACGACGCGCTGTCG from the Synechococcus sp. KORDI-100 genome contains:
- a CDS encoding DUF4332 domain-containing protein, whose product is MNDLPQSFRHEQADLAAAGIDTWPDLRDLSDLELSRLVRTGRSSARNLHRLRGMAVLVCDLELAPQDAALLMHAGIASASALAKCTPERLVRQTGRLERSLGSGRRAVVDLRVAQNWIRRARQLTN